The following is a genomic window from Hyperolius riggenbachi isolate aHypRig1 chromosome 4, aHypRig1.pri, whole genome shotgun sequence.
GCACCGAAATGACAGGATTCCCGctcttcctgtgtcttctctccatcgccaCCAGGGTGCTTGTGTTCCATGACCCGACGCCATGTGTGTGGCCATGAAACGTATGTGCCACCAGGTCATAGCGTTTCTTGCTGAAATCTATTACAAATCTGTTTACCGTGTGTGGCAGTAATACATCTATCTGAAAACACTACAAGCAAATTACATCCCCATCCTGTTTTGACAGGCCATTCTAACACTGACCCCTCTCAAGCTCACAGGCACGCTACCacgctgcacctgcacaatagcatGGACCTTTTTGGTCTTCAGTGGAAAAATCCAAGCCTAATTGGGTCCgtgatactgcacatgcacagatggctcatgcatgtgcagtagctgaATCTGATCGAACTCAACTTTTTTCACCGAAGCCCGAGCGGATCCATGCTACTGTGCTAGCCATCGCCAACTGTTCTGCAGAGGGGACAGCACTAAAATGGGCTGGTGGAggaagatgggggaagcctccagatcaatGCGCAGAACAAttttattgcacttttctcctggtagagctgcaagagctgcagctacttagggaatgctccacaggtgaccagggtTATTAGGGAGCCTTGACCAAAGACTCCTTACCATTGTATGTACTGGCTTAAGCCAGAATTCGAACCCTTGTCAAagggctcaaatcccacatcaaagtcAATACCTTACCAATACGTTATCCAGCTAAgctggatcatccagaggcttccctctattaatGTGAGTACCCATTGGGGCACTTTtcttccctacaggtacacttcaaTGTTTCTCTTcagacttagggctggtgcacaacacACAATCATAATCGCTCCAGTATGAACATACATTGGTCTTGATTCACAAAGacatgataactcttatcacggtcgcgccAATGTTTTTGTGCGTGCTATAATGCACATAACATTTTTTGAAGGCAAACCCGAATTTGCGCACGAAATCGTGTTTGCGCACAAAAACGTTACACGCACTATAACGCTAGCGCAACCGTGATAAGAATTATCATGGCTTTGTGAACCAAgcccataggataacattagcaggcgcttttaaaatcacaaagcgctctgaaaagctcttctggtgtgcaccagcccttagttacTTGTCATGTCATGTGTTTGTCATTACAGATCTCAGCATAACTATTTAAGAATCACCCGCATATTGAAAAGCCTTGGAGAACTTGGATACGAGCATTTCAAGCCTCCCTTAGTCAGAGTTTTACTCCAGGAGTCCATCGTGGAAAACACAATCCCCAACATGAAACTGAGTGCACTAGAGTATTTTGTATACAGCATAAaagagaggaaggagaggagaagacttttaAGGTATGCCTGCAATCATTACAACCCACCTGAGCACTTTATTTGGGGACCACCCATAAAACAGAAAGCACAGCAAAGTAAATGCATTAAAAAGACAATACATTCAAATAGATCTGTGAACAACTGTTCACAGAAATCAAAGGATGTAAAGACTGAGTATGAGGGGGAAACACCAACCATCACTTTGCCTGGTGAAAGGTTAATAGAAACGGCACTGGAAGAAGAgcacaagcaggaagtgacggcagttGATGAACTTGAAAAACTAGTTGAGGACATAGAGAATAAGATGGAAACTAGAAATGATGACTCTGAGCTGAAACAGTCTGACCCAAATAACCTTCACACGCATTTAAATGAAACAACGAATCCTTCCCTTAGTGAAAATTACTTATTGGAACAAAATACAGAAAATTTCATAAAAGACAACAATATAGTCAACATCGTAATAGTTGACAGCACTGATGAAGGTGTTAAAGATTGCTTGTGCAGCTTGTCTCCAGCCGCCACTGCTGACACCACTGCATCTACAGAATGCAGTGCACGTCACAAGGAAGACAAAGCCACCTGAGATATTATCGGAATGAGAGATGTTAAGCAAGAAGAAGAAAAGTACAATACAATATGTAGCACTGCGGTCCATAGTAAGATTATATATGTTTTCTAAGACTCTGGATCAGCAGAAACTGGAAATTGATGTGTCACTTTATTTTCACAGAGGAAAGCACATCTAAAGCTCTATTCTGTTACTCCAAGCAGGCAATTCTTAAACTGTTTTGTTTTGTAAGTCATACAATTAATCAAACATTTTGTGTATGTCAGGTTGAATGCACACGGTTAATATCATGGTATGTGAAAAGCATTTGTGCATTGAACAATGCTAGGATTCATGTCATGCAATAGAGTCAACCAGTGAAAAATTAGATGCTAGCAACTTTAAGTGGCCAGAATAGTTAAATCTTATTTATCAGAGGTTGCCGAAGCcactgttgatttttttttctttatgttgGGCTATTAAATTATCCCCTATGCTCCAGAAAGTGTATTTCTCATAAACAATGCAGATAGACAACTGTTTATTAAAAAGTTATAAAAACTCTTGCACCaggaattactttttttttaaaatgacccTCCCCATAAGGGTAATCCTTAGTTACTGAGTTAACAAAAAGAAACTAAAAATAGGCAGATGCTCACTGGTAATCAAGGATCTTCCACTTTGAtactcttaaagagtaactgtcaggctgcagaagctaatttaaacctctattctcctgtgttaaacagtttagaaggaagccaaaaagccattagtgaagataaaaatctcagttacctttgatgtgtgcttatcagcaaggctgttatagacccataaggacgcaagccgcatactaaactgcaaagcattctggggccctcccctcggctgctaatgagacgttacagcagcttgtaatcagtccagcgcgtagcactgataaatctccgggcagagtacactgcaggagtcagctattgttcctagccacatggctcattaatattcactgcacactgtgttgttcaagtatgagcttatctgtgatcaggaagcaggcaggacatgacgacacatttgacagaaaaacatggagcctgccatgagctgtcaggagcatctatctctgcatatactatatacaaattctgtgaaatccaaacgtggacagtgaaatgcatatgtaatgtaagtacagccaatctttagctactgatatatgtgtttattttctctgagaccttatacctaacagctcctctttaaacacacTTAAAGTAAGCCTGAAATGAAAACTTGtgctaattaattgtatgtgtagtagcagTGATATATAGAACTGTCccagtgtttaatttttttttctcattgtaaGAGGTTACATTTTGACTGTAaagtgtgcacagcagccatatcAATGGAACAAAACTTGTCTCATTCAACTCCTAACAAAAAGAAATAATAAGTTTTTTGCTATCAGCAAGCTTGCAAAGCCAGGTAAGTGTTTTGATTCCATGTACTTCTCAGGAGAACTCAAGTCACTGGACTACATTTCAATTGCATTATCCGCATTCAAAATTACTGTGTTTTTTTAACACtttcaatgaaaaaaataaacacatgcaagTTCTAAGTTTGGTGTTATATGTACCCTTGTTTGCCAGATAGTGTAAtgcttaagggctctgcttctgacatagaagacctgggttcaaatattGGCTCTTTTTATTTccgtaagccagcgcctatttaGTACTTTATTCTTGAgtgagacttcctaacactgctactgcctactgagtgcactctagtggatGCTTTGCAAGTGCTTTgaatccaacaggagaaaagtgctatacaaatactggaattattgtttctcatcatgtcgcatgtcagTTAAGGTATTatctgaggctagattcacagtggtcagttgagtAACGAAtgtgttatgagtgtgaactgcaatagagactggacatagactttaatacaaagcctgcatgcagcgagttagaataacgcaatcagttac
Proteins encoded in this region:
- the OGFRL1 gene encoding opioid growth factor receptor-like protein 1 isoform X2, whose product is MGNLLNGGSFKEPTTVEDCDSTWETDSGGEEEGEEEEAETDGLPEEGRQPGSEEQGSEVTAGETADTGHQSGTSAAEQNIKPPKRSFYAARDLYKYRHQYPNLKDLRCQNDLSNLRFYMNKIPFKPDGVFIEEILNKWKSDYEKLEHNHTYIQWLFPLREQGLNFYAKELTSYEIEEFKKTKEAVKRFILAYKMMLDFFGLKLVDKNGNISRAANWPDRFQHLNESQHNYLRITRILKSLGELGYEHFKPPLVRVLLQESIVENTIPNMKLSALEYFVYSIKERKERRRLLRYACNHYNPPEHFIWGPPIKQKAQQSKCIKKTIHSNRSVNNCSQKSKDVKTEYEGETPTITLPGERLIETALEEEHKQEVTAVDELEKLVEDIENKMETRNDDSELKQSDPNNLHTHLNETTNPSLSENYLLEQNTENFIKDNNIVNIVIVDSTDEGVKDCLCSLSPAATADTTASTECSARHKEDKAT
- the OGFRL1 gene encoding opioid growth factor receptor-like protein 1 isoform X1, whose protein sequence is MGNLLNGGSFKEPTTVEDCDSTWETDSGGEEEGEEEEAETDGLPEEGRQPGSEEQGSEVTAGETADTGHQSGTSAAEQNIKPPKRSFYAARDLYKYRHQYPQNLKDLRCQNDLSNLRFYMNKIPFKPDGVFIEEILNKWKSDYEKLEHNHTYIQWLFPLREQGLNFYAKELTSYEIEEFKKTKEAVKRFILAYKMMLDFFGLKLVDKNGNISRAANWPDRFQHLNESQHNYLRITRILKSLGELGYEHFKPPLVRVLLQESIVENTIPNMKLSALEYFVYSIKERKERRRLLRYACNHYNPPEHFIWGPPIKQKAQQSKCIKKTIHSNRSVNNCSQKSKDVKTEYEGETPTITLPGERLIETALEEEHKQEVTAVDELEKLVEDIENKMETRNDDSELKQSDPNNLHTHLNETTNPSLSENYLLEQNTENFIKDNNIVNIVIVDSTDEGVKDCLCSLSPAATADTTASTECSARHKEDKAT